A region of Terriglobia bacterium DNA encodes the following proteins:
- a CDS encoding PAS domain S-box protein, which yields MDLALQSAILAEASTLLILLAGAILLYRIFREKYLLPWIAGWSVYGICKLFIALNATQGVSRFWPAAATVSFLVAVFLLAAAVFMYVSERRLLWPAGVILSGALVLSVVRSLWLPQSGVLSSAVYLSWRAVLLVATVQMVRAAWGRIAPGRWLLAVMFFFLHLPLRHNPNAFMPHDTIVDLLLGVGMLILVLDDSRVQIERLDVLNKLTNQISDSADFDPAVGTALEELKRISRARAAWFRVLEGDKLVIAEHRGLSRAFVAQAKSIEASRSVSGFALRESEIYVMRAAEALPEVGQVLKRDGMHHMVLVPVEGKHARIGILVLGMPHFRAYTQGEKNFLKAVAKQLGLGAENRQLVEQVIRSRNEWAQTFDSIPDCILVHDPEYRILRANQALLTRLGRGRDEVLEQLCEAVMPGAGINWQGCPYCAHAECSGEEDPSLGGYSVVSTSPYAGEDVSRGGTVHVIKDITEARAADERYASLFNHMHEGVFASTPDGKLLDCNEAFVHMLGYSSKEEILRLNVVESIYMNVEDRAKFLREISQHGYVRNFENRLRRKDGKEIHAIESSFATRDASGKVERYQGVLMDVTEMKRAEDEIRRRNRELYVLNTIAVTFNQSFELDEILQLIMLQIVELLGTDTSSVYLFDEETSSMMKKAAYGYRSTFMDARASLPLPADFVAALRANHTEMIDHDHLPQLPEILHKIVEAEGLKSWMWVVLWRKEKMLGVLATSSRTFRQFNNSEVSVMVAVGRQLATTIEKIQLYQETKQAYEDLRRTQEQLLQSEKMSAVGQLISGVAHELNNPLTAILGYAQLLESETLDPRVQDFVLKLHKQAQRTQKIVQNLLSFARQHKPKRVHVDLRSVAEDTIALRDYDLKVNNIEVHREFDPLLPSVVADPHQLEQVYLNIINNAADAMMESPQGGRLAIKIFAENGHVVSEFHDSGHGIRDPKHVFDPFYTTKGVGKGTGLGLSICYGIVKEHGGEISAQNHPDGGALVQVRLPVAVGEKPVTERDRIVARRESRLEGCVLLVDDEEAVLDLEAEVLSAAGLMVVTATTGKEAAEKLRRQEFDAVFLDSKIPGEWSSERVFRLIEKDLPALVPKTVLVLSNVSDAGVRAFVDATQIFCLVKPFEVADLLAVARRVMRRQKLAATR from the coding sequence ATGGATTTGGCGCTGCAATCAGCCATCTTGGCCGAAGCCTCCACCCTGCTGATCTTGCTGGCAGGGGCGATCCTGCTTTATCGCATTTTTCGCGAGAAGTACCTGCTGCCCTGGATTGCCGGCTGGTCGGTCTATGGCATTTGCAAACTGTTCATCGCGCTGAACGCGACGCAAGGAGTTTCCCGGTTTTGGCCGGCGGCGGCAACCGTTTCCTTTCTGGTGGCGGTATTCCTTTTGGCGGCAGCCGTATTCATGTACGTCTCCGAACGGCGGCTGCTATGGCCGGCAGGCGTCATTCTCTCCGGGGCGTTGGTTCTCTCGGTGGTGCGCTCCCTGTGGCTGCCCCAGTCCGGTGTTCTGAGCAGCGCGGTGTACCTGAGCTGGCGAGCGGTCCTGCTGGTGGCCACCGTGCAGATGGTGCGGGCTGCCTGGGGCCGGATAGCGCCAGGACGCTGGCTGCTGGCGGTCATGTTCTTTTTCCTCCATCTTCCCTTGCGGCATAACCCGAATGCCTTCATGCCCCACGACACAATTGTGGACCTGCTGCTGGGCGTGGGCATGCTCATCCTGGTGCTGGACGACTCGCGAGTGCAGATCGAGCGGCTGGACGTGCTCAATAAGCTGACCAACCAAATCTCTGACTCTGCCGATTTTGATCCCGCGGTGGGCACCGCCTTGGAAGAATTGAAGCGGATCTCCCGGGCCCGCGCCGCCTGGTTCCGCGTGCTGGAAGGCGACAAACTGGTGATCGCCGAGCATCGCGGGCTCTCCCGGGCCTTTGTCGCCCAGGCCAAAAGTATTGAAGCCAGCCGCAGCGTCAGCGGCTTTGCTTTGCGTGAGAGCGAAATCTACGTAATGCGCGCGGCAGAAGCGCTTCCGGAAGTCGGCCAGGTGCTCAAGCGCGACGGCATGCACCACATGGTGCTGGTTCCGGTGGAAGGCAAGCACGCGCGTATCGGGATCCTGGTGCTGGGCATGCCGCACTTTCGCGCTTACACCCAAGGCGAAAAGAATTTTCTCAAGGCAGTGGCCAAGCAACTGGGGCTGGGAGCGGAAAATCGCCAATTGGTGGAACAGGTCATCCGGTCGCGCAACGAGTGGGCGCAGACCTTTGACTCCATTCCGGACTGCATTTTGGTCCACGATCCGGAATACCGCATCCTGCGGGCGAACCAGGCCCTGCTTACCCGCCTGGGCCGCGGCCGCGATGAGGTGCTGGAACAACTGTGCGAAGCGGTGATGCCCGGCGCCGGCATCAACTGGCAAGGATGTCCCTACTGCGCCCACGCCGAATGCTCCGGCGAGGAAGACCCCAGCCTGGGCGGCTATTCCGTGGTGTCCACTTCGCCCTACGCCGGAGAAGACGTCTCCCGCGGTGGCACCGTGCACGTGATCAAGGACATCACCGAAGCCCGGGCCGCGGATGAGCGCTATGCATCCTTGTTCAACCACATGCATGAAGGCGTGTTCGCGTCCACTCCGGACGGCAAACTCCTGGACTGCAATGAGGCCTTTGTGCACATGCTGGGATACTCCAGCAAAGAGGAAATCCTCAGGCTGAATGTGGTGGAGTCCATCTACATGAACGTGGAGGACCGCGCAAAATTCCTGCGGGAGATCAGCCAGCACGGCTACGTGAGAAATTTTGAAAATCGTTTGCGGCGCAAGGATGGCAAGGAAATCCACGCCATCGAAAGCAGCTTTGCCACGCGCGACGCCAGCGGCAAAGTGGAACGCTACCAGGGCGTGCTGATGGATGTAACGGAAATGAAGCGCGCTGAGGACGAAATCCGGCGGCGTAATCGCGAACTCTACGTCCTCAACACCATTGCCGTCACCTTCAACCAGTCGTTTGAATTGGACGAGATCCTGCAGCTGATCATGCTGCAGATCGTGGAGTTGCTGGGGACCGACACTTCTTCTGTTTACCTATTTGACGAAGAAACCTCTTCCATGATGAAGAAAGCGGCGTACGGCTACCGCAGCACGTTCATGGACGCCCGAGCGTCTCTCCCGCTGCCCGCTGACTTCGTGGCGGCCCTGCGCGCCAACCACACCGAAATGATTGATCACGACCACCTGCCGCAGTTGCCGGAGATTTTGCATAAGATCGTGGAAGCCGAAGGCCTGAAGTCCTGGATGTGGGTGGTGCTGTGGCGCAAAGAAAAAATGCTTGGCGTGCTGGCCACCAGCAGCCGCACCTTCCGCCAGTTCAACAACTCAGAAGTCAGCGTGATGGTTGCCGTGGGCCGGCAACTAGCCACCACCATTGAAAAGATCCAGCTCTATCAGGAAACCAAGCAGGCGTATGAAGACCTGCGGCGCACGCAGGAACAGCTGCTGCAAAGCGAAAAGATGTCGGCCGTGGGACAGTTGATCTCCGGCGTGGCCCACGAACTGAACAACCCGCTGACGGCCATCCTGGGTTACGCGCAATTGCTGGAGAGTGAAACCCTGGATCCACGGGTACAGGATTTTGTTCTCAAGTTGCACAAGCAGGCGCAGCGGACGCAAAAGATTGTGCAGAACCTGCTGTCGTTTGCGCGGCAGCACAAACCCAAACGCGTCCACGTGGATCTGCGCAGCGTGGCGGAAGATACCATCGCCCTGCGCGACTATGACCTGAAGGTCAACAACATTGAAGTACACCGCGAATTTGATCCGCTCCTGCCCTCGGTGGTGGCGGACCCGCACCAGTTGGAGCAGGTGTACTTGAACATCATCAACAACGCGGCCGACGCCATGATGGAATCTCCCCAGGGCGGCAGGCTGGCCATCAAGATCTTCGCCGAGAACGGGCACGTGGTGAGCGAATTCCACGATTCCGGCCACGGCATCCGCGATCCCAAGCACGTGTTTGATCCTTTCTACACCACCAAAGGCGTGGGCAAGGGCACGGGCCTGGGACTGAGCATCTGCTACGGCATCGTGAAGGAGCACGGCGGAGAAATCTCCGCCCAGAACCATCCCGATGGCGGCGCGCTGGTGCAAGTCCGGCTCCCCGTGGCCGTAGGCGAAAAGCCGGTCACCGAACGCGACCGCATTGTGGCCCGCCGTGAATCCCGCCTGGAAGGCTGCGTGCTGCTGGTGGATGACGAAGAGGCGGTGCTCGACCTGGAAGCCGAAGTGCTCAGCGCCGCGGGCTTGATGGTGGTCACCGCGACCACGGGCAAAGAGGCGGCCGAGAAACTTCGCCGCCAGGAGTTTGACGCCGTCTTCCTGGACAGCAAGATCCCCGGCGAGTGGTCCAGCGAGCGCGTTTTCCGGTTGATCGAAAAGGACCTGCCGGCCCTGGTACCCAAGACCGTGCTGGTGCTTTCCAACGTCTCTGACGCCGGCGTGCGGGCCTTTGTGGACGCCACCCAGATCTTCTGTCTGGTGAAGCCATTTGAAGTCGCCGACTTGCTGGCCGTGGCGCGGCGCGTGATGCGTCGGCAAAAACTGGCGGCGACGCGATAG
- a CDS encoding 4a-hydroxytetrahydrobiopterin dehydratase — MAVLTDAEIQQALGKLPGWGRNGIAIQRVFEFPDFKAAMAFVNKIADAAEQANHHPDIDIRYNKVTMALVSHDSGGITGRDVRMAEKINQLAG; from the coding sequence ATGGCTGTCCTCACGGATGCAGAAATCCAGCAGGCCCTGGGCAAACTTCCCGGCTGGGGGCGCAACGGCATCGCCATCCAGCGCGTGTTCGAGTTTCCTGATTTCAAGGCGGCCATGGCCTTCGTGAATAAAATCGCCGACGCCGCGGAGCAGGCCAACCATCACCCGGACATAGACATCCGCTACAACAAAGTCACCATGGCATTGGTATCGCACGATTCAGGCGGGATCACAGGAAGAGACGTGCGGATGGCGGAGAAGATCAACCAGTTGGCCGGCTAA
- a CDS encoding response regulator: MDAERILVVDDEEPIREIISSMLSAAGYKTRQACSGMEALAILNSTGEFELMLSDLMMAEMDGIALLDRSKEKYPDMPVIMVTAQHDISIALATIRNGAYDYLLKPFEREQLLNIVARALEHRRLKLDNRAYQSNLESLVAARTEQLRQAMTDLERSYDITLEALGDALDLKDAETEGHSKRVTAFTIAIARAMGLSGEKIRVIARGAFLHDIGKMAIPDAILRKPGALTQEETRIMREHCFRGYQMLKKIPFLSEAAEIVYAHQERYDGTGYPRGLHSNEIPVGARIFSVADTLDAITSDRPYRAAQGISVARDEVERYAGTQFDPEVARVFLEMPDTIWEDLRKEINSQIYKFTYPLTKSLELQPK, encoded by the coding sequence ATGGATGCAGAGCGAATCCTGGTCGTGGACGACGAAGAGCCCATTCGGGAGATCATCTCGTCTATGCTGAGCGCCGCTGGTTACAAAACCAGGCAGGCCTGCTCGGGCATGGAAGCCTTGGCCATTCTGAACAGCACGGGCGAATTTGAGCTGATGCTGTCTGACCTGATGATGGCCGAAATGGACGGCATCGCCCTGCTGGACCGCTCCAAAGAAAAGTATCCGGACATGCCGGTGATCATGGTCACCGCCCAGCATGATATTTCCATCGCTTTGGCCACCATCCGCAACGGCGCTTACGACTACCTGCTGAAGCCGTTTGAGCGCGAACAGCTCCTCAACATTGTGGCCCGGGCCCTGGAGCACCGCCGCCTGAAGCTGGATAACCGCGCCTACCAGTCCAACCTGGAGTCTCTGGTGGCGGCCCGGACCGAGCAACTTCGCCAGGCCATGACCGACCTGGAGCGCTCGTACGACATCACGCTGGAAGCCCTGGGCGATGCGCTCGACCTGAAAGACGCTGAGACTGAAGGCCACTCCAAGCGAGTCACCGCCTTCACCATCGCCATCGCCCGCGCCATGGGGCTGTCGGGAGAGAAAATACGGGTCATCGCCCGCGGCGCTTTCCTCCATGACATTGGAAAAATGGCCATTCCTGACGCCATTTTGCGCAAACCCGGCGCCCTGACTCAGGAAGAAACCAGAATCATGCGGGAGCATTGCTTCCGTGGCTACCAGATGCTGAAAAAGATCCCCTTTCTCTCCGAGGCTGCGGAAATCGTCTACGCGCACCAGGAGCGTTATGACGGAACCGGCTATCCGCGCGGCTTGCACAGCAATGAAATCCCGGTAGGGGCGCGCATCTTCTCCGTGGCCGATACCTTGGACGCCATCACCTCTGACCGCCCGTATCGTGCCGCCCAGGGCATCAGCGTGGCCCGCGACGAAGTGGAGCGCTACGCCGGCACCCAGTTTGATCCCGAAGTTGCCCGCGTTTTTCTGGAAATGCCGGACACCATCTGGGAAGACCTCCGCAAAGAGATCAATTCGCAGATCTACAAATTCACTTATCCTCTGACCAAATCGCTCGAACTCCAGCCGAAATAG